A stretch of the Drosophila sulfurigaster albostrigata strain 15112-1811.04 chromosome 2L, ASM2355843v2, whole genome shotgun sequence genome encodes the following:
- the LOC133849904 gene encoding uncharacterized protein LOC133849904 isoform X1, whose protein sequence is MRRDGKEQNRNEEAADNRSSLLHLNDDVLTLIVDYLEVFQQFELSQLHSRLLNVVQALWRTRVRSVELLDEEMLGVSSRQFQAFITALTPHVEQLNCQRLDVRRLRQLSDGSLNRVTQLEWDQGQMRRRGRLRFVDEDVRLLKRLCPGLRQLTLRGCQLTGRYLCELRQLEELCLDECECLKSQHFRDIFRRLKLRKFDIMDNCDEVNCCDLVQLCPTLENIKIADYHLCMETDITQELMQLPHLRELSIYSKNFVFDVLERITRPRVDHGKLIEGVRFHGLLHDYGRFFRELGNLHQLRRLEVRGVLDEGMLQRLNNQMLEQLAPQLPDLQQLHINGYKMESDAALLKFVSNCRQLHILDVTGTLCGGDAFVERCLALLAKQSWRSQPLELWILCSDISYDILKSQRYVIDEKLLRIYNNRMLTDQDHLPNVLKFSFVR, encoded by the exons ATGCGCCGCGACGGAAAAGAGCAAAACAGAAACGAGGAAGCAG CAGACAACCGGAGCTCGTTGCTCCACCTAAACGACGATGTGCTAACGCTAATAGTCGACTATCTGGAAGTGTTTCAACAGTTCGAGTTGAGTCAGCTGCACAGTCGCCTGCTCAATGTTGTGCAGGCTTTGTGGCGCACACGCGTGCGCAGCGTGGAACTGCTTGACGAGGAGATGCTGGGTGTAAGCAGTCGACAGTTTCAGGCGTTCATCACTGCGCTGACTCCGCACGTGGAGCAACTGAACTGTCAGCGGTTGGACGTGCGACGCCTGCGTCAGCTGAGTGACGGAAGCTTGAATCGCGTCACACAACTGGAATGGGATCAGGGGCAAATGCGACGACGCGGTCGCTTGCGTTTTGTGGATGAGGATGTGCGACTACTGAAGCGTTTGTGCCCGGGATTGAGGCAGCTGACGTTACGAGGCTGCCAGTTGACGGGCAGATATCTGTGCGAGCTGCGGCAGCTGGAGGAGTTGTGCTTGGATGAATGCGAGTGCCTGAAGTCGCAGCATTTTCGAGACATCTTTCGCCGGCTGAAGTTGCGCAAATTCGACATTATGGACAACTGTGATGAGGTGAATTGCTGTGATTTGGTGCAGTTGTGTCCCACCTTGGAGAACATTAAGATTGCTGACTATCATCTGTGCATGGAAACGGACATTACACAGGAACTGATGCAGCTGCCACATCTGCGTGAGCTCTCCATCTACTCCAAGAACTTTGTGTTCGATGTGCTGGAACGCATTACGCGACCAAGAGTTGATCATGGCAAACTGATTGAGGGCGTCCGCTTCCATGGACTGCTCCACGATTACGGCCGCTTCTTCCGCGAGCTGGGCAATCTTCATCAGTTGCGGCGTCTGGAAGTCAGAGGTGTTCTGGACGAGGGTATGCTACAAAGACTCAATAATCAGATGCTGGAGCAGTTGGCTCCCCAGTTGCCGgatttgcagcagctgcacatTAATGGCTATAAAATGGAATCGGATGCGGCtttgttgaaatttgtatCCAATTGCCGGCAGCTCCACATCCTTGATGTAACGGGTACACTTTGCGGTGGAGATGCATTCGTTGAACGCTGCTTAGCGCTACTGGCCAAGCAGAGTTGGCGCTCACAGCCGCTGGAATTGTGGATATTGTGCAGTGATATTAGCTACGATATACTGAAG TCTCAGCGATATGTGATCGACGAAAAGCTGCTGCGCATCTATAACAATCGAATGTTGACCGATCAGGACCACTTGCCCAACGTGCTTAAGTTCAGCTTTGTACGCTGA
- the LOC133835296 gene encoding mannose-P-dolichol utilization defect 1 protein homolog yields MADIIKKGALFLMSQKCYDNYVLEHNFLDVPCFKALLSKGLGIGIIAGSVLVKVPQVLKILNSKSGEGINLIGVMLDLLAITFHLSYNFMNGYPFSSWGDNTFLALQTVAIAALVLFFGGRKPHAFIFLLAYAGLLYVLNSGLTSMAVLLTIQSCNIPILLVGKLSQAVTNYNAGSTGQLSAATVIMMFAGSLARIFTSIQETGDQMIIITFCASTFANGVILAQLLYYWNKSPAGAKKQAAVKKAKSKKDN; encoded by the exons ATGGCAGATATAATCAAAAAAGGTGCCCTCTTTCTCATGAGCCAAAAATGCTATGACAACTACGTTTTGGAACACAATTTTCTCGATG tgCCATGCTTCAAGGCGCTGCTGAGCAAAGGTCTCGGCATTGGCATCATTGCCGGCTCGGTGCTGGTGAAAGTTCCGCAAGTGCTCAAGATTCTCAACAGCAAGTCGGGCGAAGGCATCAATCTGATCGGTGTTATGCTCGATCTGCTGGCCATCACATTCCACTTGTCCTACAACTTTATGAACGGTTATCCCTTCAGCTCATGGGGTGACAATACTTTCCTTGCTCTACAAACTGTAGCGATTGCTGCTCTCGTTCTCTTCTTTGGCGGTCGCAAACCACACGCTTTTATCTTTCTGCTGGCCTATGCGGGATTGCTGTACGTGCTGAACTCGGGCTTGACATCGATGGCCGTGCTGCTGACCATACAGAGTTGCAACATTCCTATTCTGCTGGTGGGCAAATTGTCCCAGGCGGTGACCAACTATAATGCCGGCTCCACAGGACAATTGTCGGCAGCGACGGTGATCATGATGTTTGCCGGCTCGCTGGCTCGCATCTTTACCTCGATTCAGGAGACTGGCGATCAGATGATTATCATTACGTTCTGCGCATCGACATTCGCCAATGGCGTCATACTCGCCCAGCTGTTGTACTACTGGAACAAGTCACCAGCGGGCGCCAAGAAGCAGGCGGCTGTCAAGAAGGCCAAGAGCAAGAAGGACAATTAA
- the LOC133848184 gene encoding uncharacterized protein LOC133848184, translating to MIGKSRIALTSLLGLTLVTVGSVYLINLEHLQHKAMEWLMVLKPNTMMTNLWQYPSLPMTAYVYIFNWTNSDEIDNPLVKPRFEELGPYTFTEQIQKLNVTWHTENSTVSYLRKSRFTFEPELSKGNLSDVVIQPNTLTVGITHKAQRWNPVLRSFMMIALNMYGNDATFTRTADEWLFEGFDTPLIKMSSLVPSKLLPEMHFPYERIGYGYPRNGNTEVYGHHNIYTGADDFSKIGQIARWRYDDVAASYPHCKLKGSIGEFHPIPLRQGEPISYFLSDICRELKADYAGTTIFEGIEAYVYKGSRRSVANGTDNPDNSCYCQDNCKEVRSGLMNVSSCYYDVPIFASYPHFYNADPYYVDAVEGLKPDKERHEMVIILEPKTGMLLDIKARLMISLLVEPRRESAFRNARRTFLPLVWVDYRVQITSDLLFYLNLLPISTIVAKICGILVIILGLTLLLYYPRKIFIQRQFIRQIDITNLENRIQTTSAVNPELKNYGAEGSPLLVGLQYVAASAEAECASAASTTPTTSSRATLYKRLASVQRCKSKRTGDNDADVAQQKSTKVSCKTKRLITAAANTTEGEDSSSDSHSDSSSSRSRHHREQEQQQQLKMTSRACHCAWRLVIVILGVCFIAAGVYLLRNWIDIFTRMRGKEMALSPTSRAYPDWKVSPLPLNFDVYLFNWTNPEDFYVDSPRKPRFEQLGPYRFREQPDKVDIEWHNQNASVSFRKKAFYYFDAAGSNGTLEDIVTSVNTVAYAAARRLDELSSFAKFVASATLSGTQEVSETHTAEEWLFKGFIHPLVSIGKFIRPEDVPYDRVGYQYDRNGTTSFDGDINMFTGADDISKMGQIYTWNNLTHTGAFDGTCGTVHGSMGEFFPPNLSTNDSVYLYMPKMCRAVPLDYTETVTVHGVTAYKFSGTRHAVDNGTMYPDASCYCVKGKCNPAGVINIAPCAYNASIYMSYPHFYLADPSYLEAVDGLQPEKEKHEFYMALEPNAGVPMDVGGGFQANFLMEPIRGVSLYARVPRVMMPLMWAEERVRVTEEIAANIALVPLIVLIGQIVTGILLAGGLLCTCWYPTRKMTRLCHSDDPKAKAAVLRPLTTLSVAGGIGSGLTNANANAITMQQLFHQHDSQNERVGVRLLDYRRSSGLTDSGCSSASERLLESGSTDVIIS from the exons ATGATCGGAAAATCACGCATTGCCTTGACCAGCCTGCTGGGTCTAACTCTAGTAACAGTGGGATCCGTCTATCTGATCAACCTGGAGCATCTGCAGCACAAAGCCATGGAGTGG CTCATGGTGCTCAAGCCCAACACAATGATGACGAATCTCTGGCAGTATCCAAGCCTCCCCATGACAGCCTACGTCTACATCTTCAACTGGACCAATTCAGATGAAATCGATAATCCACTGGTGAAGCCACGCTTCGAGGAACTTGGACCCTACACCTTTACCGAGCAGATACAAAAGTTGAATGTCACCTGGCACACGGAGAACTCAACGGTGTCGTATCTGCGCAAGAGTCGCTTCACATTTGAGCCCGAGCTGAGCAAGGGAAATCTTAGCGATGTGGTGATCCAACCAAATACTCTCACGGTGGGCATTACGCACAAGGCGCAACGATGGAATCCCGTGCTGCGTTCCTTCATGATGATTGCCCTGAATATGTACGGTAATGATGCGACTTTTACGCGCACAGCGGATGAATGGCTATTCGAGGGGTTCGATACACCGCTGATTAAGATGAGTTCCTTGGTGCCCAGCAAGCTGTTGCCGGAAATGCATTTTCCCTACGAGCGCATAGGCTACGGATATCCA CGCAATGGCAACACAGAGGTCTACGGCCATCATAACATCTATACGGGTGCCGATGACTTTAGTAAAATCGGGCAAATTGCGCGTTGGCGTTATGATGATGTGGCTGCGTCTTATCCACATTGCAAGCTCAAGGGCAGCATTGGAGAATTCCATCCGATACCGCTGCGACAAGGGGAACCTATCTCCTATTTTCTCTCCGATATTTGTCGCGAGCTGAAGGCGGATTATGCGGGAACCACAATCTTCGAGGGCATCGAGGCATATGTCTACAAAGGCAGTCGACGTTCTGTGGCTAATG GCACCGATAATCCGGATAACAGCTGCTACTGCCAGGACAATTGTAAGGAGGTGCGCTCCGGTTTAATGAATGTGTCCAGCTGCTACTACGATGTCCCCATCTTCGCTTCCTATCCGCACTTCTACAATGCCGATCCCTACTACGTCGACGCTGTGGAGGGCCTAAAGCCCGATAAGGAGCGCCATGAAATGGTCATCATACTGGAGCCCAAAACGGGAATGTTGCTCGACATTAAGGCGCGTCTTATGATTAGTTTGCTGGTGGAGCCACGACGTGAATC CGCCTTTCGCAATGCTCGACGAACTTTTCTGCCTCTGGTTTGGGTAGACTATCGAGTGCAAATCACATCCGATCTGCTCTTCTACCTGAACCTGCTGCCCATCTCAACGATTGTTGCCAAAATCTGTGGCATTCTCGTTATCATTTTGGGACTAACGTTGCTGCTCTATTATCCGCGGAAAATCTTCATACAGCGACAGTTTATACGACAAATTGATATTACAAATCTGGAGAATCGCATTCAAACAACGAGTGCTGTGAATCCTGAGCTCAAGAACTATGGGGCCGAGGGTTCCCCCCTCCTGGTGGGTCTGCAATATGTTGCGGCGTCAGCTGAAGCGGAATGCGCCAGT GCAGCGTCAACGACTCCGACAACGTCGAGTAGAGCAACGTTATACAAACGCTTGGCTTCAGTGCAGCGCTGCAAGAGCAAGAGAACAGGCGACAACGACGCCGACGTcgcacaacaaaaatcaacgaAAGTTtcctgcaaaacaaaaagactaataactgctgctgcaaataCAACAGAAGGCGAAGACAGCAGTAGTGATAGTCAcagtgacagcagcagcagcagaagtcgTCATCATCGAgaacaggagcaacaacaacagttaaaGATGACATCACGTGCATGTCATTGTGCCTGGCGGCTGGTCATTGTGATATTGGGCGTATGCTTTATTGCCGCCGGCGTTTACTTGCTTCGCAATTGGATCGACATCTTTACGCGCATGCGCGGCAAG GAAATGGCACTGAGTCCCACGTCGCGAGCATACCCCGATTGGAAAGTGTCACCGCTGCCCCTTAACTTTGATGTTTACCTCTTTAACTGGACGAATCCGGAGGACTTTTATGTGGATTCCCCGCGGAAGCCACGCTTCGAGCAGTTGGGTCCCTATCGCTTTAGGGAACAACCCGACAAAGTGGACATTGAGTGGCACAATCAGAATGCTTCGGTGTCCTTTCGCAAGAAGGCTTTCTACTACTTTGATGCTGCCGGCAGCAATGGTACGCTCGAGGATATTGTCACCTCGGTGAATACTGTGGCGTAT GCCGCAGCACGTCGCCTCGATGAATTGTCTTCTTTTGCTAAGTTCGTAGCCTCAGCAACGTTGAGTGGCACACAGGAAGTGAGCGAAACCCACACTGCCGAGGAATGGCTCTTCAAGGGTTTTATTCATCCATTGGTTTCAATTGGAAAATTCATTCGGCCTGAGGACGTGCCCTACGATCGCGTTGGCTATCAATATGACCGCAATGGCACCACCAGCTTTGATGGCGACATTAATATGTTCACGGGCGCCGATGACATCAGCAAAATGGGACAAATCTACACGTGGAATAATCTAACGCATACGGGTGCGTTTGACGGCACTTGTGGCACAGTTCATGGCTCCATGGGCGAATTCTTCCCACCCAATTTGAGCACTAATGACAGCGTATATCTCTACATGCCCAAAATGTGTCGCGCCGTACCTTTGGACTATACGGAAACGGTGACTGTGCACGGCGTTACGGCGTACAAGTTTAGTGGTACACGTCATGCCGTGGACAACGGCACCATGTATCCGGATGCCAGTTGCTATTGCGTGAAAGGCAAGTGCAACCCAGCGGGAGTCATAAATATTGCTCCCTGTGCATACAATGCATCGATATACATGTCGTATCCGCACTTTTATTTGGCGGATCCCAGTTATCTGGAGGCTGTGGACGGTCTGCAGCCGGAGAAGGAGAAGCATGAGTTTTACATGGCACTGGAGCCAAACGCTGGCGTGCCCATGGATGTGGGCGGTGGCTTCCAAGCCAACTTTTTAATGGAGCCCATCAGAGGAGTATC TCTGTATGCGCGCGTGCCCCGTGTCATGATGCCGTTGATGTGGGCCGAGGAACGTGTGCGTGTCACGGAGGAGATTGCCGCTAACATTGCACTGGTGCCGCTCATAGTGCTAATTGGGCAGATCGTGACGGGCATTTTGCTTGCCGGTGGTCTGCTTTGCACTTGCTGGTATCCCACACGCAAGATGACGCGTCTGTGTCACAGCGATGATCCCAAAGCGAAGGCAGCGGTGCTGCGACCTCTGACCACGCTCAGCGTTGCTGGCGGCATTGGCAGTGGATTGAcaaatgccaatgccaatgccattaCAATGCAGCAGTTATTCCATCAGCATGACAGCCAGAATGAGCGTGTGGGCGTCCGACTGCTCGACTATAGACGCAGCTCGGGATTGACCGATAGCGGCTGCAGTTCGGCTAGTGAACGACTCCTTGAGAGCGGCTCAACAGATGTGATAATTAGTTAA
- the LOC133849904 gene encoding uncharacterized protein LOC133849904 isoform X2: MRRDGKEQNRNEEADNRSSLLHLNDDVLTLIVDYLEVFQQFELSQLHSRLLNVVQALWRTRVRSVELLDEEMLGVSSRQFQAFITALTPHVEQLNCQRLDVRRLRQLSDGSLNRVTQLEWDQGQMRRRGRLRFVDEDVRLLKRLCPGLRQLTLRGCQLTGRYLCELRQLEELCLDECECLKSQHFRDIFRRLKLRKFDIMDNCDEVNCCDLVQLCPTLENIKIADYHLCMETDITQELMQLPHLRELSIYSKNFVFDVLERITRPRVDHGKLIEGVRFHGLLHDYGRFFRELGNLHQLRRLEVRGVLDEGMLQRLNNQMLEQLAPQLPDLQQLHINGYKMESDAALLKFVSNCRQLHILDVTGTLCGGDAFVERCLALLAKQSWRSQPLELWILCSDISYDILKSQRYVIDEKLLRIYNNRMLTDQDHLPNVLKFSFVR; the protein is encoded by the exons ATGCGCCGCGACGGAAAAGAGCAAAACAGAAACGAGGAAGCAG ACAACCGGAGCTCGTTGCTCCACCTAAACGACGATGTGCTAACGCTAATAGTCGACTATCTGGAAGTGTTTCAACAGTTCGAGTTGAGTCAGCTGCACAGTCGCCTGCTCAATGTTGTGCAGGCTTTGTGGCGCACACGCGTGCGCAGCGTGGAACTGCTTGACGAGGAGATGCTGGGTGTAAGCAGTCGACAGTTTCAGGCGTTCATCACTGCGCTGACTCCGCACGTGGAGCAACTGAACTGTCAGCGGTTGGACGTGCGACGCCTGCGTCAGCTGAGTGACGGAAGCTTGAATCGCGTCACACAACTGGAATGGGATCAGGGGCAAATGCGACGACGCGGTCGCTTGCGTTTTGTGGATGAGGATGTGCGACTACTGAAGCGTTTGTGCCCGGGATTGAGGCAGCTGACGTTACGAGGCTGCCAGTTGACGGGCAGATATCTGTGCGAGCTGCGGCAGCTGGAGGAGTTGTGCTTGGATGAATGCGAGTGCCTGAAGTCGCAGCATTTTCGAGACATCTTTCGCCGGCTGAAGTTGCGCAAATTCGACATTATGGACAACTGTGATGAGGTGAATTGCTGTGATTTGGTGCAGTTGTGTCCCACCTTGGAGAACATTAAGATTGCTGACTATCATCTGTGCATGGAAACGGACATTACACAGGAACTGATGCAGCTGCCACATCTGCGTGAGCTCTCCATCTACTCCAAGAACTTTGTGTTCGATGTGCTGGAACGCATTACGCGACCAAGAGTTGATCATGGCAAACTGATTGAGGGCGTCCGCTTCCATGGACTGCTCCACGATTACGGCCGCTTCTTCCGCGAGCTGGGCAATCTTCATCAGTTGCGGCGTCTGGAAGTCAGAGGTGTTCTGGACGAGGGTATGCTACAAAGACTCAATAATCAGATGCTGGAGCAGTTGGCTCCCCAGTTGCCGgatttgcagcagctgcacatTAATGGCTATAAAATGGAATCGGATGCGGCtttgttgaaatttgtatCCAATTGCCGGCAGCTCCACATCCTTGATGTAACGGGTACACTTTGCGGTGGAGATGCATTCGTTGAACGCTGCTTAGCGCTACTGGCCAAGCAGAGTTGGCGCTCACAGCCGCTGGAATTGTGGATATTGTGCAGTGATATTAGCTACGATATACTGAAG TCTCAGCGATATGTGATCGACGAAAAGCTGCTGCGCATCTATAACAATCGAATGTTGACCGATCAGGACCACTTGCCCAACGTGCTTAAGTTCAGCTTTGTACGCTGA
- the LOC133835294 gene encoding protein FAM151B isoform X1, translating to MAIKRSSQAERDHHGSSQILFFLCTLALVAVGIDGAALNDSSVFYYELASTPSQQSAIDIVLQSEPATVNMVRFDKGKLLAKAANLTAISWAHAVNSQQLLSDALSGDIDMIEADIVLGQLNGEGDNLPVMAHPPANISDLTLEDFLYQIKAHNEVNEGAEKGVKLDFKSIEVFEGALDILDETIPKMTYPIWINADILAGPVDQNRTVPVDPARFFAGCNRYKQAVLSIGWTTNWGADFRDGEYTQSQCDAMLQAIRDNNVTSTGQPITFPVRAGIAANSIEQLHNLVAAVNDTNESTLTIWSSENDYVNVERLRQLIFGFGVERVYLDVPEELSSQLDLGNTDSGASTFNSLVSFSFISICFWAISSWLKSV from the exons ATGGCAATTAAGCGGAGCTCGCAAGCAGAACGTGATCATCATGGATCATCACAAATACTCTTCTTTCTTTGCACACTGG cACTCGTTGCGGTCGGCATCGATGGCGCTGCATTAAACGACAGCAGCGTCTTCTATTACGAACTTGCCTCAACACCATCACAACAATCCGCCATAGACATTGTACTGCAATCGGAGCCAGCAACAGTAAACATGGTGCGCTTCGACAAGGGCAAACTTCTGGCCAAGGCGGCTAACCTGACCGCTATCAGCTGGGCACATGCAGTCAACAGTCAGCAGCTTCTCTCCGATGCATTGAGCG GTGATATCGATATGATTGAGGCGGATATTGTGCTGGGCCAGCTGAATGGAGAGGGTGACAATCTACCTGTGATGGCGCATCCGCCGGCAAACATCTCCGATTTGACGCTGGAAGATTTCCTCTATCAGATCAAGGCACACAACGAGGTGAACGAGGGCGCGGAGAAGGGTGTCAAGCTGGATTTCAAGTCCATTGAGGTGTTCGAAGGTGCGCTGGACATACTAGACGAGACCATTCCAAAA ATGACATATCCAATTTGGATCAATGCGGATATTTTAGCCGGTCCCGTGGATCAGAATAGAACGGTGCCCGTGGATCCGGCCCGTTTCTTTGCCGGCTGCAATCGCTACAAGCAAGCGGTGCTCTCCATTGGCTGGACCACAAACTGGGGTGCAGATTTCCGCGATGGCGAATACACGCAGTCGCAATGCGATGCCATGTTGCAGGCCATACGCGACAACAATGTGACCTCCACTGGGCAACCGATCACGTTTCCAGTACGCGCTGGCATTGCGGCCAATAGCATCGAGCAGTTGCACAATCTGGTGGCAGCCGTCAATGATACGAATGAGAGCACATTGACCATCTGGTCGTCGGAGAATGATTATGTGAACGTGGAACGTTTGCGACAGCTCATCTTTGGCTTCGGAGTGGAGCGTGTGTATTTGGATGTACCCGAGGAACTGTCTTCCCAGTTGGATTTGGGTAACACGGACAGCGGAGCCAGCACCTTTAATTCGTTggtcagcttcagctttattAGCATCTGCTTTTGGGCCATCTCCAGTTGGCTGAAAAGCGTTTAA
- the LOC133835294 gene encoding protein FAM151B isoform X2 yields the protein MVRFDKGKLLAKAANLTAISWAHAVNSQQLLSDALSGDIDMIEADIVLGQLNGEGDNLPVMAHPPANISDLTLEDFLYQIKAHNEVNEGAEKGVKLDFKSIEVFEGALDILDETIPKMTYPIWINADILAGPVDQNRTVPVDPARFFAGCNRYKQAVLSIGWTTNWGADFRDGEYTQSQCDAMLQAIRDNNVTSTGQPITFPVRAGIAANSIEQLHNLVAAVNDTNESTLTIWSSENDYVNVERLRQLIFGFGVERVYLDVPEELSSQLDLGNTDSGASTFNSLVSFSFISICFWAISSWLKSV from the exons ATGGTGCGCTTCGACAAGGGCAAACTTCTGGCCAAGGCGGCTAACCTGACCGCTATCAGCTGGGCACATGCAGTCAACAGTCAGCAGCTTCTCTCCGATGCATTGAGCG GTGATATCGATATGATTGAGGCGGATATTGTGCTGGGCCAGCTGAATGGAGAGGGTGACAATCTACCTGTGATGGCGCATCCGCCGGCAAACATCTCCGATTTGACGCTGGAAGATTTCCTCTATCAGATCAAGGCACACAACGAGGTGAACGAGGGCGCGGAGAAGGGTGTCAAGCTGGATTTCAAGTCCATTGAGGTGTTCGAAGGTGCGCTGGACATACTAGACGAGACCATTCCAAAA ATGACATATCCAATTTGGATCAATGCGGATATTTTAGCCGGTCCCGTGGATCAGAATAGAACGGTGCCCGTGGATCCGGCCCGTTTCTTTGCCGGCTGCAATCGCTACAAGCAAGCGGTGCTCTCCATTGGCTGGACCACAAACTGGGGTGCAGATTTCCGCGATGGCGAATACACGCAGTCGCAATGCGATGCCATGTTGCAGGCCATACGCGACAACAATGTGACCTCCACTGGGCAACCGATCACGTTTCCAGTACGCGCTGGCATTGCGGCCAATAGCATCGAGCAGTTGCACAATCTGGTGGCAGCCGTCAATGATACGAATGAGAGCACATTGACCATCTGGTCGTCGGAGAATGATTATGTGAACGTGGAACGTTTGCGACAGCTCATCTTTGGCTTCGGAGTGGAGCGTGTGTATTTGGATGTACCCGAGGAACTGTCTTCCCAGTTGGATTTGGGTAACACGGACAGCGGAGCCAGCACCTTTAATTCGTTggtcagcttcagctttattAGCATCTGCTTTTGGGCCATCTCCAGTTGGCTGAAAAGCGTTTAA